ATCACAGGTTTCTCCTTTGTGATTTTCAGGTTATAGCTTGGTAATGAGGATTACATCAGTGTAATTCCGTCACATCACAATGTTTCTCAATAATAATTAGCACATAATATATTTGAAATCCATCCTCTCTTATGTCTCACACACGCTCACCATTGTTTTTTACCAAGCTATACTTGGTAATTGACTGTAGTGCAAACTGTTACCACAAATTTAACTCTCTGAGACGGTATTTCGGCAATACCTGTGTGACTCCTTCAAACAATGTGAATCAAACCTTCTCAATTATTGCTGTTTATTTCTCACACATGAAACACCAGCAATAATATTGTTTGCATCTATGTTTATTTACAGTCCTGCATTGATTTGCACCAAACTAAGCAGCAGGATGGAGAAACATGTTCACATTAGGTGCAGATTCAGTTATTTGGATTCAAGgatgttttattatttcctcGTCTGAAACAATTATAGCAGTGACACCTATGCTTTTGTGTAACTTGGTGCACACCAACATAAACGTGACGAAAATGTTGGGAAAGTTTGCTTTCTACGCAATGCACTCCCAGTTTTTAGGGTGCAAATGAAACATAATTTAAGGAGCAACAGACAATGTTTGTGTACTTCTTCCAGGTTTATTATTCTTCAGTGATAGttgtaaaaacacagcagtagcAAGATGCTGAATCGGATGCAGGTACTTTTTTGAAGAGATGTACTTGTGCCAGCACCTCCActcgacaaacacacacaagacaagacactTTCTTGCAACAGGGTGTTTTTCACAGCAGGTGTGCTTATTATGGCACAACGCCGGCTCCTGAGGAAGTCGTCAACAACATTTTACTGGAGAGAAGGAAGATGTACACTGTCGAGATAAATTGAAGTTAAGGCCATTGTAATGGAGGTGTACTGCATGGTAATAACATGGTTTCATTCATGTTAAACAGATAATATTTTTCTCCTGCATCCCGGTAGGagaataaaacagtaaaagcaAGACATAGACTTCAAAATATAAAACTGGATGTGCAATGcactgtgtcatttatttatttttttacctcatAATGATAAGTTTAAACCAAATAATTAACAGTGTTGACTGAATAAATGTATTGACATTCGTCTATACGCAGATTAAACTGAAACTAAGGGGTTTGGAATGTGACGACTAATGAGGAAATAATGTGGGGCGGTTATGACCAAACCTGTTTATCTCTCAACAACCTAATGTGTCATTTAACCCTCACTCACTTTTATGGCCCCTGTCCATCTTACATTCAGTTTCCTCCCATAACAGCTGATCCAATTAATTCTTAGTCCATAGAATCCCCCAGCCAACTGAGACTGGGacacctgagtgtgtgtgtgtgcacacgcaaATGTGTCAGGTGTGGTAGTTTCAGCCTCGCCTAACCGGTCTGTTAGATTCTGACTGAATGTGACAGGGATAaaatatgtgtctgtgtgtgtgtgaagaggtaACTTTTATGTTAACATGGCAGAGTATGGGAAGCAGCAGAGTgggttcaggtgtgtttttttctgaatttctCATTTAGGAGTTAGGTTGGAATTATCTGAAACTCTCCAATTTATGTTAACAATGAATAAATTCTGCCCTGGATTTAGCTGCTTTTTACACTAGCATGGGGTTTTTGAGCCCCATAAAagatgggaaaaaaatggaGGTCTGCAACAGAGACCTTTTAAAACAGTAACGCTGTTTTGTGATTGCTTCTTAGTGACTATAATTCATCTCTAAGCTGTGCCAAACCTTACTTTCAGTTTAAGATTCTCCTCATTGTTGGCCTCATAAGAGAACAGCTCTCATGCTCTGACCTTTCACCATTGCTGTCTCTTTTAAGTCGTTTCTGAAACTCAGCAAACAGCGACAGACCAGAGATTCACCTACAGTACCTGTTTACACTGGAAAGTGCATGCCTGGTTTATTTGAATGGCCAGTTGATACGTTTCCATGTGTGATAGTATGAATGCAGATGACTTCTGACTAAATAGAACTGAGATGAATCACATTTGCGATGAAAATTGATAACACGACTGTTGCATGATGTGGGCCTGGGAGAGTTTGCTGCACACCACAgtcataaaatgtaaatgtatctgCAGTTTTTCTATAACATGTGCAGCTCccataaaataacaacatgctTTTTTCCCTGCTTCTGTTTAGCTGCCATTTTAACTTCAAAATCACTTGGACAAAGTGGAtggttgtatatatatatatatatatataggcctTTTAAAACATAAAGGCAGCAATGTGGACTACAACAGTAGTTTTTAATAGTGCTGGGTGAATAGAACTGACCAGGTTGTGGAACTGTGTTGGAGACttctacatgtacagtatgcttTCTCTTTAATCCTGACATTCACATAtgaaatgtgtatatttatatacttagCTCTGATTGACCTTTCACACGGCATCTTATTAATGTATGTCTACCTTTGTATATGTCCGTTTTTCTTCAGTCCACATATCACCTACTATCACAAAGCCTGTCCGCTGCTGTATGGCAATGTTTCAAAGCTGATATTTATACAAGGCCAATAATAATGCAATACATCAATGCTGCTTCAGAGAAAAATATTACAGATTTCCAATAATATTCCGGTAATAATGCATgctgtatttaaataaatggctTGATACCTTCAAAAAGAATTCAAATGCGTGCCCATTTCACATTCCTCTGCTTgaaaatgacaggcttaaaaTTTATATTCATGTTGGCAACTACATTTATGAAACGCATGTGtataattgtggtttctttatAAAAGCATCACTTGTGAAATTCCTTCAGAGGTGTAGATGAATACATGACTGAATAGAAAAAGTATATAGtgtattatctttttttaatatattctaaatattaaaatgattttgctTCACGGTCAGTTTCAAATCAGACTTTTTCAGttaatttgttttataatgAACAATGATCGGCCCTGATCTGGTGCAACATTACTGCAGAAGGTAGTTTGTTGGTGAATGTGGTGAATTGGTGAATGCTAAGACTAAAAACATGTCCATCTCAATTGTACATAGAATATATCACCTGGCTCATCTGACATCCTTTAAAACTATTttgtgtaaaaaagaaaatcaatcagACAGATCACTGACCTCACCAAGAGGACAATATGAAGTCTGTGTTTCTCTTATTTAAAACAGTCCCACAGACACAGGTGCAAACTGAAAGACCGTGTGTGTCAGGGGCTTGGGGAATGCTGTGGGAGAGAGTGGCACAGGTGGCACGGAACCCCAGCAGTGCCAAGAGCATCGGATCGGCATGTGGCGTGCAGCCAACCACACACAACATATGCCAAAGGGGAGAAAAGAGAGCGATAAAGAgcgagagatagatagatagagagagagagtttttctAATGACCACATGGGTCCACAGGTCTCCTGTCTTGCTCCATATGCTGTTAGCGTGTCTctctacctgtctgtctctaCGCAACAAATTGCTGTCAATGGTCACGCTGTTAGCGTGTCTCTCTACCTGTCTGTCTCAACGCAACAAATTGCTGTCAATGGTCAAACTGTCGGTGCAAAATGTATGGGCATGCGACACGATGGGGGCATCGTCCATCTTAGCTCTGAACATCCAACGCAGTCATATCCATACAAACTACACTGGAGCACAGTTCCAGCTTGTGTTATTATCATATTCATCAATTATGTAAACAGCTATGTGAACAGAGTgggaacacacaaacatgcacatgcgcacacacacacacaagcacattccCCAAAACGCATGCATATTAATGAAGTGCCGTGGGGCTAGACATGACCTCCGCGTTGCctccacacagacatgaacGTTCGTGCACATACACTCAAAGGTGTTTGACAGTCCATAGCTGAGGGGAGAAAGTGTGTTTATCTTGGATACAGAGAGGacttctcactgtgtgtgtgtgtgtgtgtgtgcgtttgtgctgtgtttgtttggcatATGACTGAAAAAACTACATCAGGAGTGTTTGGCGCTGAATTTAAGCCTTATCCTAACACTTCACTCGATGTATTCGATAAATATTGGTCAGCCAATATTATTCAGAAGACAGAGAAAACACGTGCTATGCTTTGTGTGAACGTTAATATTAGTTTCTCAACCAAACTGTCTCAAATTATGAATCTACtctttgatttattattaacgAATATCACAAATGTAATACATGTGTTCAAGCGCACTTTTCATGAACCTACATATCTgcttaaaaacaaacctgacaagGATGCACCATGGGTAAAaccacagcaacaataacaacaactgtTGTGAAGTTTGTGGCATTTTTGGCATGTGTCTGGTGGAGGCAGAAAAGTGCAATGCCAACAGAAAAGTAGCTGTCAGGTTTGAACTGGACTTGAACTGGTTTAACAGCTGTACCTCAGGTATAGTGACACCTGAGCTTGGATCTGCCAACTGCAATTCTTGACAACAGGGTTGTCCAAAAACATCAAAgtttaataacataataatgtaataataatgtctttttaaaaacaggccTACTAATCATTTATGTAGGAAACGGCTGCTTGACATTTCTTTTATAATGCTTTACCCAATTCTTCAATGTCTTCTCTGTGTTAAACACCAAAATGAACATCCATTGATTAATTatgtttaatattgtttttattatgcatTTCTTATCTACAGCACCTTTCCATGTTATTTCTAATGCATGTTAAATCAACCAAATTAGCTTGCAAACAATTCTAAAGTGATATTTCCAGCCAAAAAGTAAGAAGTTACAGAAGTTCTTTGATTCAACCATGTTCCACACATAAACCTACATCCTTTGTCAGAATGTAACCAAGTAATTTCGCCATCTAAACTTAAACAGcatgaaaaaagtgaaaatcaCTTTTTCAGTGTTAAATTGAGCTTTTATGAAAAAGCTTCAGCAGGAGGCCACTGCCTGGAGAATATGAAGCAAATAGCAGAGCAtgcatgtttcatttttttttttttttcactcgtGGAGCAGCAAGGCTAGATCTGTCAGTTTCAttagcacacatgcacacgcgtACACACAAGTGGGAACAAGAAACACACTTTGCTGACAGCTCTGttgtagagtgtgtgtgcaggtgtatgCACAGGAGGGGGTGAGAGACTGAGGGGGTGAGCTAAGAAGGGAGAGACAGTAGaaaggagagacagaaaacCAAAAAAGGGAAAGATGATGAGTCTTAACGATGAGAGctgatattaaatgttaaaatcagGGAAAACAGATCGTTTCAGACAAGTTCAACTGAAACAAAATACACCTAGGACCACAGGGAATAATCTTGCccattgtcatttatttattgtaaacttATAAGCATCTTAAAGTCCCAGTGTATATGCATTAGCGACACGTAATGGTGAGAAGTTACGTGTGCAAAAGTGCAAAGTGCAAAAAAATGGAGGACGCTACATACTACAGCTCTCGCCACTCCTTCACTCTTTTCTCTTGCTGTTTCCTCCTTTCCATTTTGTTGATTTATGCATAATTGGGTTAATGTAGGTGGAGccgttcttctttgtttgtgcagtttgcttctgcttcaaaaccaTAGATTCTATATAAAATATAGACAGAGCGGTTTAACCACCCGAAATGTTGCTTTTCTTGCAGTTGATTCATACCATCAGTGTAATGGTCACAATTGCTAGATTCAGAACTTCTCCAATAGCACGTGATGTTGATTTTGTCAATGCTGTGAacttacactttaaaaaaactgaCATGACGCTGGTCAAATTGCGAATTTTGAGGCTGCTTAATTTTGTGACCAGAAGACGACAtccatttttaaacacagtctatgttcaaaatacaaaacatttttccaTTCAGGCTGCTATAGAAAGATGGTGgtgcaagatggcggcctcaACATGAGGCCTCCATGTAAAGGGCTTATTTTAAgaccacaaaaaaataatcattttaattttatatcaGTTATACACATATTATGCTCAATTTCTGCCACTAAAACCTCCTCAATGTTACACAACGGACCTCCATAACAGGTTTACTCTACAACCCAAGATGCATGGGGGCATGAGGGCCCATCCAGAACTTTTTTGCAGCCCTAGTTATaatcttgttttcatttgtttgttatgTAGCCCAGAACGGACAAACCAACCAcatctttgttcttttttttaaatgccgcCTGAGAATCTCTGTAGTTTCTTATATACACTTGGATGACCTAGATTTCACTAAATCCTACAGTACATGCTGGTATGTTAAGTTtacacaggggaaaaaaaaaatacactgcaCAATATAGGTGTTACTTATCTAGGTTAAATAAGTAACATAATTAAAGAACTGACACAATTTCCAGAGCCATGGTTCAAGAGGCTGTTTGTCACAGGGCTCGGCCAACTGCCCATCACCTCTCTACAGAGTTCAGTAAAACATGCCAAGAAAATGAGTGGCATGCTCAAAAACGATGCCATCTCAACAGTAACTGTTTTCATGGGCGGCAAATCAAGGCTGTGGCTTCCAGACAACATTTGGAGCCAAAGTAGACATGCAGTTTAGCCAGCGATTATGACCAACAGTATTTTTGCATGATAATTTGCTCCCTCACAGTGCACTGTGCTGTAGACATTGATATTGTCTGAGTTGCCAATCCAGTTCTTGTCTGACTATATTGCTGTGATGGCCTcaaagcagaaacacaaacaaaacaagaaaacaaaaactcagtCAGAGGTAGAACTTCcagtcctttttctttttaagagtGTCATCTAATGTCCATTATTGTTTTGACATTCAGTCATTGAGGTCGCTGCAATTCTTTAGGCAGCAAAACTAACAAAGGTAACAAAGGCAACACATACACTGGACGACTAACAAGCAGTGTTGGGTAGTAACGCGTTATTAGTAACGCAGTTACTTTATTCAGCAACTAATAATGCACGTTTTAataacgttgttgttgttttttattcagtaaCTCCGTTTCCGGTACCAAACGCTGCGTTACTCCGTTCCTTTTGGTGATGTTTCACAACAGCGCACAGTTCCCATAACATTTTagcgatcaataaagtttaattgaattgaaaaacaaagcacttgtcGCCCTCTAGCGTCCCACACGTAATCAAACACGCGCCATGAAGAGGACTGAACAGGTCAGGGCACGGCATGATGTCGAGCGAGAAGGGGAAGATACGTTTCTCTTCGTGGAggtatttacattattttcaactggagagcagagtgaaaacaacatttcgGTAACTTGTAGACTGTGTCCCGGTTCAAAAATACTTTCTACGgcgaacaacagcaacagcaacagctgaAGCACCTGGAGAAGCGGCATGCTTCGACAAAGTTAGCAGCTAAGGTAGCTAACGCAGCATCCGAGACCGAGAGTCACAGCAGCGAGCACACAACCACTCCACCCAAGCAGCAGCGTTTGGAGTTCGAAAGAGAGACCCATAGCCAGGCACAACTTGACAAAACAATAGCACggtatgtttaattgtttatttggatCTCTTTTAGCAATATCAGGCTATTATTCCAAGAGTCcaatggtaacactttacagataaaaacacgtgttttttcccctcagacaTGTAGTGGAAAACATGCTACCCATCTCCACAGTGGAGGACCCTGCTTTCAGACAGATCATCAGCAAGGTGCCGTGcacaggtaataataataaaaaaataaataataataataataatagtagtaataataaaatatggaACTTGCTTGCAAGCAAAACATACGTGTTGCTAGGGCAACCGTCATTGTTTACCACGCCTCTTGTAGTTTGTATTATTCAGCATCTGTACAGAACTGAAATGACGGCTAGAGGGGAACTCAATCAATCAACCTATATTTAATGAGAGCATTGGAAAAACGTTTTACAGTaactaaaaatgtactttctcAGTAACACATTACTTTTAGGTTTAAGTAACTGAGTTACTAACTGAGTTACTTTTTTACAAAGTAACTGTAACTAGTTACTATTTTTCAGTCACTAGCACAACACTGCTAATAAGTGATAGAGCactgaaaagacaaagagagggatGTTGCGTGAGAACAGTAGAATGCTTTCTGTGGCCTCTCCTGTTTGCTGACTAATGAGTGGATAATTGAGTGCAAGCGGCCCTGTCTGTCCCCGATTAGAGCCAGACTGGGCCCctgaaaagacagaaagacaggagTCaggcctttctttctttctgttttatcTTCCAATTTATGCTATCCTCTCCACCCTACTCTGCAAAGATACTTATCACATCAGATAATAAATTAAGACACACTTACCCAGATAGACACAATCCCTTACACATACAGTCACACAGTGGTACTGATTGCTGAAACAATATGGAGTCCAATCTGACAATACACACTGCATAATTGGCCCAGAGGACAGTCACAATGACATTAGCATGGTAAGAAAGAACAGACCAGAATAGCAGGACTCACGGTTATTGTTTTAGAAATTAGATTCGAGCAACGTAAAACTGTCTTGTTGAATCAGCAAACTGTGTCCTCAGAGGTTGAAGTCTccctgaagaagaaaaatgatgatgtttcagAAAGTATGGTGTTGAACCAGTACTTGGAACATGGAGAAGTTATCTTCCAGCTGTATTAATCCACTGAAACTCTGTCAAGAGTAGTACACAGGATGACTCTGTTAAATGAATGCCACATTTTCACAGAGTAGTAGAAGATGGAAATGCATGTTGTAGTTGTAAAACTATGAATAAAATTGTATGAATACTTTGTATGAAAACAGATAAGCTCTTACTCCTGGGACAAAGATTTTTAGAaatatatgtaacatttctgcatcaaaatatctaaaaacaagTTGTATAGTTGTATATTTAGTTGAGTAGTGTACTTATTAGCTAAAATGTTTTCAAGTCTTTTTGAAGTCATAGAAATCAGTATTTCTATTCAAGTTAATGGACTGTTTCATCTCCTTCACCCGTCTCTGCTATAATGTCTGGGGCAAACGTCCTTGAGTTGCATTGATAGGTTTTCATCAACAATGGTGGTGAAGACAACAAGTCTTGtgatcccatgctgcttccTGACATTATCGATCTAGATCTTTTGTtagttttgattgagagaccccaAGTGTTTCAGGTAGTGTTGCTATTAATCTGATAACATGGGTAccttattgaaaaaaaatacaaacagccCCTTACAGTTTTATGTCTCATTGATAAAAGATGAGCTTCCTCAAAACTGATAAAGGCATGAAGATAAGCAGTAATTCAAATGATTTCTAAATCCCTGAGGCAACATGTGACAGGACTGAGATAGTCTTTTCTctccatgtctttatagtccggCTCACTGCTGTTCCCCGGCAGTCCTGCCATTGTGGACAGGAGGGAGGAAATCGACTATATCCACTACATTCATGTGTGAAACTTGTCCTAATGGAGGGGATGAGAAACTTAAGTGTGATCCACAACCATACACAGATATTTCAAGTGAGAAATGTTCCATCGTCAAATCCTGTAAAATAATGCATTCTCTGTTCAACCTCTATTTACATGTCTCAATGACATCATGGCATGGATTGCTTTACATTTGCTAAGATTTAATGACAAGAATATTACGGTTATACTTTTCGGCCCACGCAGCACCTCTAATACCCTTGATCTCGGTTCTTTGGCCCCTTTCATCAAACCAATAATGGGTAATAACGGACAGTGACTTTAAGTTTGAAAAGCAGATTAGCTGTGTTTCAATTAAGTTAAATGGCGAAGGTTAAATCGATTCTGCTGCGACATGACCTTGAAAAACTCGTAATGCTTTCATAATGCTACTCGACTGGATTAGTGTAACAGTCTTTATGTTGGGGTTAGCCAGGCTTCCATTGCTCGCCTTCAGATTGTTCACAATGCTGCTGCATGTCTTTTGAGAAGAActcacaaacatgaacatatctGTTCCATTCTGGCTTCCCTCCACTGTCTCATAGTACACCACAGCATCAAATTAAGTTTTTATagtttgtgtacatgtgtctAAATGGCCTTGCTCTGCTTCCCCTGACTGCTGTCTCAGCTGTACACTCCTTCATGCTCTAAGATCAGCCGACCAGCTGCTTTTAGTCATCCCTAAAACAGAGCTCAAGCTCAGGGGTGATTGGACCTTTGCGCTAGCGT
The sequence above is a segment of the Solea solea chromosome 13, fSolSol10.1, whole genome shotgun sequence genome. Coding sequences within it:
- the cmtm8b gene encoding CKLF-like MARVEL transmembrane domain-containing protein 8b isoform X3 produces the protein MKRTEQVRARHDVEREGEDTFLFVEQQQQLKHLEKRHASTKLAAKVANAASETESHSSEHTTTPPKQQRLEFERETHSQAQLDKTIARHVVENMLPISTVEDPAFRQIISKVPCTVLRGASLSDSGTGTQLPLQQRH
- the cmtm8b gene encoding CKLF-like MARVEL transmembrane domain-containing protein 8b isoform X1, with amino-acid sequence MKRTEQVRARHDVEREGEDTFLFVEQQQQLKHLEKRHASTKLAAKVANAASETESHSSEHTTTPPKQQRLEFERETHSQAQLDKTIARHVVENMLPISTVEDPAFRQIISKVPCTVRLTAVPRQSCHCGQEGGNRLYPLHSCVKLVLMEGMRNLSVIHNHTQIFQVRNVPSSNPVK
- the cmtm8b gene encoding CKLF-like MARVEL transmembrane domain-containing protein 8b isoform X4; translation: MKRTEQVRARHDVEREGEDTFLFVEQQQQLKHLEKRHASTKLAAKVANAASETESHSSEHTTTPPKQQRLEFERETHSQAQLDKTIARHVVENMLPISTVEDPAFRQIISKVPCTAFISS